A single window of Sneathiella limimaris DNA harbors:
- a CDS encoding NADH-quinone oxidoreductase subunit C, translated as MENALKELGAHIEGELSAEVIRTSVAHGELFVEARADAIIKILTFLRDDSSCKFQILCDVCGVDYPERAQRFDVVYNLLSLKLNQRVTVKVQTDARTPVPSVVGVFPTANWFEREAWDMYGIMFSGHPDLRRLLTDYGFDGHPLRKDFPLTGYVEVRYSEDEKRVVYEPVKLVQEFRKFDFQSPWEGTDYVLPGDEKATEQG; from the coding sequence ATGGAAAACGCTTTAAAAGAACTGGGAGCCCATATTGAGGGTGAGCTGTCCGCTGAAGTGATTAGAACCTCCGTTGCACACGGTGAACTCTTTGTGGAAGCGCGAGCTGATGCCATCATCAAGATCCTGACTTTCTTGCGGGATGATTCCTCCTGTAAATTTCAGATCCTCTGTGATGTTTGTGGTGTCGATTATCCTGAACGGGCGCAGCGGTTTGATGTTGTTTACAATCTCCTTAGCCTGAAATTGAATCAACGGGTGACAGTTAAGGTTCAAACGGACGCGCGAACACCTGTTCCAAGTGTTGTTGGGGTTTTCCCGACAGCAAACTGGTTTGAGCGGGAAGCCTGGGATATGTACGGCATCATGTTTAGTGGTCATCCCGATCTACGCAGACTTCTTACCGATTACGGGTTTGATGGGCATCCGCTTCGTAAAGACTTCCCATTGACGGGTTACGTTGAGGTTCGTTATAGCGAAGATGAAAAACGTGTAGTTTACGAGCCAGTGAAGCTTGTTCAGGAGTTCCGGAAATTTGATTTCCAGAGCCCTTGGGAAGGAACAGATTATGTTCTGCCTGGTGACGAAAAAGCGACGGAGCAGGGCTGA
- the nuoE gene encoding NADH-quinone oxidoreductase subunit NuoE has translation MSQVIATGKAFEFTPENIEKAKVFVAKYPEGRQQSAVMPLLDLAQRQNENWLSKEALEYVGKFLDVPYMRVLEVATFYTMYNLKPVGKYFLQLCRTTPCWLRGCDDLVKVCENKLGIHNGETSEDGKFTLLEVECLGACVNAPVVQVNDDFYEDLNADNFEALLDKLARDDVPAHGPQIDRLNSAPEGGQTTLLEKGGDA, from the coding sequence ATGAGCCAGGTTATCGCAACAGGCAAAGCGTTCGAGTTTACGCCTGAAAATATTGAAAAAGCGAAGGTCTTCGTCGCGAAGTATCCTGAGGGTCGCCAGCAAAGTGCTGTCATGCCTCTTTTGGATCTTGCTCAGCGTCAGAACGAAAACTGGCTGTCCAAAGAAGCTTTGGAGTATGTTGGTAAATTCCTGGACGTTCCGTACATGCGGGTGCTGGAAGTCGCAACCTTCTACACGATGTATAACCTGAAACCGGTTGGAAAATATTTTCTGCAGCTTTGCAGAACCACACCATGCTGGCTTCGGGGCTGTGACGACCTTGTAAAGGTCTGTGAAAACAAGCTTGGTATTCATAACGGTGAGACTTCCGAAGATGGCAAGTTCACATTGCTGGAAGTTGAATGCCTAGGGGCTTGCGTTAATGCGCCTGTTGTTCAGGTGAATGACGATTTTTATGAAGATCTGAATGCTGACAACTTTGAAGCGTTGCTGGATAAGCTTGCCAGGGATGATGTTCCTGCGCATGGGCCACAGATTGATCGTCTGAACTCCGCTCCAGAAGGCGGACAGACCACGTTGCTTGAAAAGGGAGGTGACGCCTGA
- a CDS encoding NADH-quinone oxidoreductase subunit D encodes MAEVEIKNYTLNFGPQHPAAHGVLRMVLELDGELVERVDPHIGLLHRGTEKLIENKTYMQAMPYFDRLDYSAPMAQEHAFVLAAERLLNCEVPRRAQFIRVLYAEISRLMNHLMNVCAQAMDVGATTPMLWGFVERETLMEFYERVCGARMHAAYYRVGGVHQDLPAGLADDIRKFIKEFPKVLDDISTLLTENRIFKQRNVDIGVVNQEEAMAWGFSGVMLRSTGLAWDLRKSQPYDVYGELDFDIPVGLNGDCYDRYLMRMEEMRQSLHIMEQCLDKMPEGPVLSEDPKVAPPRRADMKTSMEALINHFKHYTEGVRIPEGETYVAIEAPKGEFGVYLVSDGSSKPYRCKIRAPGYVHLQGMDFLTRGHMLADASAILGSLDIVFGEVDR; translated from the coding sequence ATGGCTGAAGTCGAAATTAAGAACTATACCCTGAACTTTGGACCTCAGCATCCTGCTGCGCATGGCGTGCTTCGGATGGTACTGGAGTTGGATGGTGAGTTGGTTGAGCGGGTTGATCCGCATATTGGCCTTCTGCATCGGGGTACAGAAAAGCTCATCGAGAATAAAACTTACATGCAGGCGATGCCCTATTTTGATCGTCTGGATTATTCTGCGCCAATGGCTCAGGAGCATGCTTTTGTTCTTGCCGCAGAACGGTTGTTGAATTGTGAAGTTCCGCGCCGCGCGCAGTTCATTCGGGTTCTCTATGCGGAAATTTCTCGCCTGATGAACCATTTGATGAACGTTTGCGCGCAGGCCATGGATGTTGGTGCGACAACTCCAATGCTTTGGGGCTTTGTTGAGCGTGAAACCTTGATGGAATTTTATGAGCGGGTTTGCGGTGCGCGTATGCATGCCGCTTACTATCGTGTTGGCGGTGTGCATCAGGACCTGCCTGCGGGTCTTGCTGATGACATTCGTAAATTCATCAAAGAATTTCCAAAAGTTCTCGACGATATTTCAACCTTGTTGACTGAAAACCGAATTTTCAAGCAGCGGAACGTTGATATCGGGGTCGTTAATCAGGAAGAAGCTATGGCTTGGGGCTTCTCTGGCGTGATGCTTCGCTCGACCGGTTTGGCCTGGGATCTCAGAAAGTCACAGCCTTATGACGTTTATGGGGAACTGGATTTTGATATTCCAGTTGGCTTAAACGGTGACTGTTACGATCGTTATTTGATGCGCATGGAAGAAATGCGCCAATCCTTGCATATTATGGAGCAATGCCTCGACAAAATGCCGGAAGGTCCGGTTCTGTCTGAGGATCCAAAAGTAGCTCCACCACGCCGGGCTGACATGAAAACATCCATGGAAGCTCTGATTAATCACTTTAAACATTACACAGAAGGTGTCCGCATCCCAGAAGGGGAAACTTATGTCGCCATTGAAGCTCCAAAAGGAGAGTTTGGCGTCTATCTTGTTTCCGACGGAAGCAGCAAACCTTACCGGTGCAAAATTCGGGCGCCAGGGTATGTGCATCTGCAAGGGATGGACTTCTTAACGAGAGGTCACATGCTTGCTGATGCGTCAGCAATTTTGGGAAGTTTGGATATCGTGTTCGGTGAGGTTGACCGATGA